A window of Planctomycetaceae bacterium contains these coding sequences:
- the guaA gene encoding glutamine-hydrolyzing GMP synthase, whose translation MSAVANNQLNSQSVQADSDSHAVQDDVVLVLDFGSQTAQLIARRVRDQNVFCQIVRHDLSAERIRELNPRGLILSGGPASVYGENSPKVDPEIFTLGIPVLGICYGMQIMCQTLGGKILPAHSREFGRAPCEQTVESTLFEGLPPTFVAWMSHGDQVDTLTGEFEPIASTSTCPNAAVRHKSLPVFGLQFHPEVTHTEYGATLLGNFVRNICSCRGSWKITSLIEQQKQSIRETVGTDRVICGLSGGVDSSVVAALISEAIGEQLSCIFVDNGMLRKDERRQVEEQFLKHFKTDLHVVDASERFLSELAGVTDPQQKRKIIGRVFIEVFRDEAKSIPNAKYLAQGTLYPDVIESGANPDGPAATIKSHHNVGGLPDELGFELIEPLRDLFKDEVRRMGLELGLPEVMVWRHPFPGPGLSVRCLGEVTKERMDIIREADAILIEELHTAGLYREIQQAFVVLLPVQSVGVMGDDRTYENVAAIRAVRTEDFMTADWYQFPYDVLQRISTRIINSVRGINRVVYDVSSKPPATIEWE comes from the coding sequence ATGAGTGCCGTGGCTAATAATCAGTTGAACTCACAATCTGTTCAGGCCGATTCTGATTCGCATGCTGTTCAGGATGATGTCGTTCTGGTGCTCGACTTCGGGTCTCAGACAGCCCAGTTGATTGCACGCCGGGTCCGCGATCAGAACGTGTTTTGTCAAATCGTCCGGCATGACTTGTCGGCCGAACGAATCAGGGAACTGAATCCCCGGGGCTTGATCCTGTCAGGAGGGCCGGCCAGCGTTTACGGAGAGAATTCGCCAAAGGTCGATCCGGAAATTTTCACTTTGGGGATTCCGGTGCTTGGCATCTGCTACGGTATGCAGATCATGTGTCAAACGCTTGGCGGGAAAATCCTGCCGGCTCATTCCCGCGAATTTGGTCGCGCACCGTGTGAACAGACGGTGGAATCAACACTGTTCGAAGGCCTCCCACCGACGTTTGTCGCCTGGATGAGTCATGGAGATCAGGTCGATACGCTGACGGGAGAATTCGAACCCATTGCATCGACAAGCACCTGTCCGAATGCTGCTGTCCGGCACAAGTCTCTGCCCGTATTCGGGCTGCAGTTTCATCCGGAAGTCACGCACACCGAATACGGCGCGACACTGCTGGGTAACTTTGTTCGAAATATCTGCAGCTGCAGGGGGTCCTGGAAAATCACCTCACTGATCGAACAGCAAAAGCAGTCGATCCGCGAGACAGTGGGAACGGACCGCGTGATCTGTGGTTTGTCCGGCGGCGTCGATTCGTCTGTTGTTGCCGCCCTGATTTCTGAAGCGATTGGCGAGCAGCTATCCTGCATCTTTGTCGATAACGGCATGCTGCGAAAAGACGAACGCCGACAGGTCGAAGAACAGTTTCTGAAGCACTTCAAGACCGATTTGCATGTTGTGGATGCCAGTGAACGGTTCTTATCCGAGCTGGCCGGGGTCACAGATCCTCAGCAAAAACGAAAAATCATCGGACGCGTCTTTATCGAAGTCTTCCGGGATGAAGCCAAATCAATTCCCAATGCAAAGTACCTTGCACAGGGAACGCTGTACCCCGATGTCATCGAATCGGGCGCGAATCCGGATGGCCCCGCGGCGACGATCAAGTCGCATCATAATGTCGGCGGACTGCCCGATGAACTGGGTTTCGAACTCATTGAACCCCTCCGCGATTTGTTCAAGGATGAGGTTCGTCGTATGGGACTGGAACTCGGATTGCCCGAGGTGATGGTTTGGCGACATCCATTTCCAGGGCCCGGCCTGTCCGTTCGGTGCCTCGGCGAGGTGACCAAAGAACGCATGGATATCATTCGGGAAGCCGACGCGATCCTGATTGAAGAATTGCACACAGCCGGGCTGTATCGTGAGATTCAGCAGGCATTCGTCGTACTGCTGCCTGTCCAGTCGGTGGGTGTTATGGGAGACGACCGGACCTATGAGAATGTCGCGGCCATTCGAGCCGTTCGAACCGAAGATTTCATGACGGCGGACTGGTATCAGTTCCCCTACGATGTTCTGCAGAGAATCTCAACACGCATTATCAACTCCGTGCGTGGCATCAATCGCGTGGTCTACGATGTCAGTTCAAAACCACCAGCGACGATTGAGTGGGAATAA
- a CDS encoding sigma-54 dependent transcriptional regulator, with protein MAASPQSTSQVMNLLVVEDDPDFRETCSRWMTRKGHRVSSAANGQEALELCEQKLFDVAIVDMNMPGLTGLELLERMKASQFETEVLILTGQGSIESAVNAMKLGACDYLTKPFPMDELEHRCLMAWQRGQIHKENRQLKAIIERSQPPVCIIGESMRMRDIFRLIERVAPTDKPVLIQGESGTGKELVARALQQKSQRASRPFVTINCAALPEQLVESELFGHRKGAFTGANEDRPGMFEVADGGTLFIDEIGELPGSLQPKLLRALEDGSIRRVGSTRERKVNVRVLAATNRTLVEEVAAGRFREDLYYRINVMSLELPPLRKREGDVDLLIDHMLAKGWKMTDEARRMLTAYHWPGNVRQLRNAIERAQILADNNLITIDDLPSEIIDHETLAGSPAGSTLIHATAAAGTSGCSTAADPVSTSVKLEDLERTHIIEILRREHGNKARAARVLGIHRRKLYRLLERYNITETSWV; from the coding sequence ATGGCTGCATCACCTCAATCCACATCACAAGTGATGAATCTGCTGGTTGTTGAGGACGATCCCGATTTCCGCGAGACGTGTTCGCGCTGGATGACGCGAAAAGGGCATCGGGTCTCCTCAGCCGCGAATGGGCAGGAGGCACTGGAACTGTGCGAACAAAAACTTTTTGATGTCGCCATTGTGGATATGAACATGCCTGGCCTGACGGGCCTGGAACTGCTTGAGCGGATGAAGGCATCCCAGTTCGAAACCGAAGTACTGATCCTCACGGGCCAGGGAAGCATCGAAAGCGCTGTGAACGCGATGAAGCTTGGCGCGTGCGATTACCTCACCAAACCTTTTCCGATGGACGAGCTTGAACATCGCTGCCTGATGGCGTGGCAGCGTGGGCAGATTCACAAAGAGAATCGGCAGCTGAAAGCCATCATCGAACGATCACAACCGCCGGTCTGCATCATCGGCGAATCGATGCGAATGCGGGACATTTTCCGTTTGATTGAACGCGTTGCGCCCACGGACAAGCCGGTCCTGATACAGGGCGAAAGCGGGACCGGAAAAGAACTGGTCGCAAGAGCACTCCAGCAGAAGAGTCAACGTGCCTCAAGACCATTTGTCACTATCAACTGTGCCGCACTTCCGGAGCAGCTGGTCGAAAGTGAACTTTTCGGGCATCGCAAAGGTGCGTTCACTGGTGCAAACGAAGATCGTCCGGGAATGTTTGAAGTGGCCGACGGAGGCACACTTTTCATCGACGAAATCGGCGAACTGCCCGGCAGTCTTCAGCCAAAGCTGCTGCGTGCTCTGGAAGACGGCTCGATCCGTCGTGTTGGGTCGACGCGCGAACGCAAGGTGAATGTCAGAGTGCTGGCGGCGACGAATCGAACTCTGGTGGAAGAAGTCGCGGCCGGTCGGTTTCGAGAAGATCTCTATTATCGAATCAATGTCATGTCACTCGAATTACCACCCCTTCGAAAACGTGAAGGAGATGTCGACTTACTCATCGACCATATGCTGGCAAAGGGATGGAAGATGACGGACGAGGCTCGTCGAATGCTGACGGCCTATCACTGGCCTGGCAATGTACGTCAACTGCGCAACGCGATAGAGAGAGCTCAGATCCTGGCGGACAATAACCTCATCACCATCGATGACTTGCCATCCGAAATCATCGATCATGAAACATTGGCCGGCTCACCGGCAGGGTCGACTTTGATTCACGCAACCGCTGCGGCGGGTACATCAGGCTGCTCCACAGCTGCAGATCCGGTGAGCACGTCGGTCAAGCTGGAAGACCTGGAGCGAACGCATATCATCGAGATTCTGCGTCGTGAACACGGCAATAAAGCCAGAGCGGCCCGGGTTCTGGGAATCCACCGACGCAAGCTGTACCGACTGCTGGAACGGTACAATATCACCGAAACTTCGTGGGTCTGA
- a CDS encoding PAS domain S-box protein, protein MPHEAARFSNIDEANSDRSMVAKYSAIMETAVDAIITIREDGVIESVNPAACRMFGYPMEALVGSNVRILMPAPHSAEHDGYLRKYRETGQAAIIGVGRRVSGVRKDGTQFPLHLAVTEFHIGDKQFFSGIIRDLTELDQAQTRLLQSARLAAIGQMVTGLAHESRNALQRAQACLDMLSLELEGQEDLQDLSRRATNALQDLHRLYEEVRSYAAPIHLEFREVNLRNIWRKEWENLAAVRTSLDIRLTESVECDDAVCEVDVHRIEQVFRNILENAIHACGSDGAIQVHCCPVSINGQEAIRIEFIDDGTGLTSDAAQHIFEPFFTTKQKGTGLGMAIVRRIIDAHCGEISARPGSDRGTVISVVLPRRIAANEVRNGVRSSSSVAS, encoded by the coding sequence ATGCCTCACGAAGCCGCCCGTTTCAGTAATATCGACGAAGCCAATAGTGACCGTTCGATGGTCGCCAAATACTCGGCCATCATGGAGACGGCTGTTGATGCCATCATCACCATTCGGGAAGACGGCGTCATCGAATCCGTGAATCCGGCGGCCTGCCGAATGTTTGGATACCCGATGGAAGCCCTTGTCGGGTCCAATGTACGAATCTTAATGCCCGCTCCCCACAGTGCTGAGCATGATGGGTATTTGCGAAAGTATCGCGAGACCGGCCAGGCAGCCATCATCGGAGTCGGTCGACGTGTATCCGGGGTTCGAAAAGATGGAACGCAGTTCCCGCTCCACCTTGCTGTGACCGAGTTCCACATTGGAGACAAACAATTTTTCTCCGGGATCATCAGGGACCTGACAGAACTCGATCAGGCGCAAACGCGACTCCTCCAGTCTGCGCGGCTGGCTGCGATTGGTCAAATGGTGACCGGACTTGCGCATGAAAGCCGGAACGCTCTGCAGCGTGCCCAGGCGTGTCTGGATATGCTGAGCCTTGAGCTTGAGGGACAGGAAGATCTGCAGGATCTCTCACGCCGGGCAACAAATGCGCTACAGGATCTTCATCGGCTTTATGAAGAAGTTCGCAGCTACGCAGCTCCCATTCATCTTGAATTTCGGGAAGTCAACCTGCGTAACATCTGGCGGAAGGAATGGGAGAACCTCGCCGCCGTTCGTACCTCTCTCGATATCAGACTCACGGAAAGTGTCGAATGCGACGACGCCGTTTGCGAAGTGGATGTTCATCGTATCGAGCAGGTGTTTCGCAACATCCTCGAAAATGCCATCCATGCCTGTGGCAGTGACGGGGCAATTCAGGTTCATTGCTGCCCCGTTTCGATAAACGGGCAGGAAGCGATACGGATCGAATTCATCGACGATGGTACGGGGCTGACGAGCGATGCAGCGCAGCACATTTTTGAGCCGTTCTTCACAACAAAGCAGAAAGGAACGGGGCTCGGGATGGCCATCGTTCGCCGTATTATCGACGCCCACTGCGGAGAAATTTCCGCTCGCCCGGGTTCGGATCGCGGCACCGTGATTTCCGTGGTTCTCCCCCGCCGGATCGCCGCCAACGAGGTTAGGAACGGAGTTCGCAGTAGCTCCAGCGTCGCCTCGTAA